The region CGCCATTGGTATGCAAATGAGTCGTAGTTCTTCTCCCAAGAACCATTGATTGGAAAAGCGAACTCCCAGATAGTCGACACGTTTGAATGCCCAGAGATTTTCGTGTGACTTCAGAGCCAAAAGCTTGATTATGACGATATGTATTTCCATAAACAAAGCGAAGCTTTTGTCAGCGCCAAGCTCGGATTACTGtttgggttttgttttgttttttattttcagtattTCGATATGGTGTTCCAAACGAGTTTAACGAAAAGACCTCAAAGATATCAAAAGCATTTCTTAGTCACTGCAAGATACACAGTTACAGTTGAATTTCCGTAGTTTGACATTCGCAAGATGCAACTGATTAGTCAGGAATTCATCTACTAGATAATGTGTGTAtcgaaaaatatacaaattatttaaatactatattttttgctttgaattatttatatcGATTAGATATgtttgaaaacaaaataaaccgaaacctttgtaatttttaaacattagtTGGTTCACCATTACGGAAGTTTCTGAATAATGCAGAACTAATGTGGAGCACCTCGCTCATGCCTAGCGATAATTATCAAGTTAATAACTCAACACTAATTAGTCAGGTGGTTTGTGGGCAGGCAGGCGCCCCGGGGGGAGGGGCTGTGCGACCCTAGGTCGCGgaccaaaaaaaaacccatTATAACGCCGCCAATGTGAAAACGAAAGCGATACGATTTTCGGCGAGGAAAATCCGTCGATGGgaaaccgaaaaccgaaacTTAAGTCCCAGTTGGAATGCGATGGAGTGGGAAACTGGAGCTCGAAAGCAGTCCGAATGCCTGGATAATGGGTAAATTAAATCGCAGCATCAGCGGTGGCAAATCAACTTAATGACGACGGCTGGCAGCTTTTCCAACTgcttttttctattttatctGACGATCGAACGGATCGTGAGGTGAAATGAATTTAAGTTGCCTTTTTGACGACCCACAATAAGGGGCTAAAAATCGATGAGTGCTCAATTAACTGTTGTTCGTAGtacgcccacacacacaggcacacacactcatACACACTTGCGAATAAATAACATTGTGTATTACCTTTTTCAGTTGAATTTCTGGTGGCTTTTTGGCAATTGTCTCAACAAAACAACATCAACATCGTTTCTGCAGGTGCCACTCCCACTTCAGTTTTTCGTTGCCAAATTTACCATCCGGAATTTCTTCGGGGGTTTCATTTGTGCGCCCACCACTGTTTGATACAATTTACTTTTGCAGTTATGTCAACTTCTCTCTTTCAGCGCGGCgtcctttgttgttgttgttcttgcaaAATTGTTCGTGTAAATTATGTACAATGGTGGTTGTTTCAGTTGCAGGTGGTCTAAAACACTCGCGTTCGTTGGGTTTACGTGGTTTCGATTGCACTGGGTGCCGCACGCATAATTTGCAAGCTGCAAATCGTCGTTTTCGTTGGTAATTTGGCTTTTGGTTGGCTTTAACACGGAGAAAACTTTCGACGTTTCTTGTTGGTTTTCTTATAGTGGTAAAGCGGCCAGTGTGTCCACACGGGCTGGAAAAGTAAAAATCGGGGAACAGTTAGCCGCTTAGGGTGACCAGTTAGTGGGTTCCCCTGCAAAGGAATGAGGGTGTTTGGTGGGCTTGCTTCTAAATGGAGCGGCATGGTCATCCTAGGAAAATAACAGTTAAATCACTGCTTTGCTGGCGGGGCTGCCAGATGGTGGAAATAACTACATACTTTTGAAATTTCTTATTGCTCTTTCCATTGAATATTTAGTATGTAGTTTGGATTAAGTTGCATATAAAAGACTGCTTTATTTTACcaaacttttaattatttaaataacgaAAAATTATTAACTGTTTCAACGCCTATCGATAATTCGATGAGCCCTTGGCAACCCTATTGCTGACGCCGCACTAGAAGCTAAATTTGTTTACCTTTAAAGAAATGCTAATAAATCACATCTTAATCGCATTATTAATAAGTTTTGGAAAACAAGGATGTGCGGAGGATGAAGGACTTTGCAGTGCCGATCAAAAGTCTTGTGGACATAGCGAACCTGAGGACCCAAGCCAGGACGAGTGTAAGCAACTTGTTGCCGGCTTTGATTTTACTCGGTTATTTAGTTACTCCCATTATTTGATTTTAGTTAGCTTCAAGATACGTCGGCAGATCGAGAAAGCCAATGCCGACTATAAGCCCTGCAGCAGCGATCCCAAGGACTCGGACTGCTCCTGCCACGCGAATGTTTTGAACCAGGATCTCGCCCCTTTCAAGTCAACAGGTGTCACCCGGCAGATGATCGAAAGTTCCGCGAGATATGGAACCAAATACAAGGTCTACGGGCACCGATTGTACCGGGATGAGAACTGCATGTTCCCAGCCCGCTGCCAGGGCATTGAGCACTTCCTTCTGCCTCTGGTGGCGACCCTACCCAACATGGATTTAGTGATAAACACCAGGGACTACCCCCAACTGAATACCGCCTGGGGAAACAGTGCCGGCGGTCCGGTCTTCTCGTTCTCCAAGACAAAGGAGTACCGCGACATCATGTACCCCGCCTGGACTTTCTGGGCTGGAGGACCGGCCACCAAACTGCATCCCCGAGGCATCGGACGCTGGGATCAGATGCGCGAGAAGCTGGAGAAGAGGGCGGCAGCTATTCCCTGGTCGCAGAAGCGGGATCTGGGCTTCTTCCGCGGCTCACGCACCTCCGACGAGCGCGACTCACTAATCCTTCTCTCCCGCCGCAATCGTGAGCTGGTGGAGGCTCAGTACACCAAGAATCAGGGCTGGAAGTCACCCAAAGATACGCTTGATGCGCCTGCCGCTGATGAGGTCTCCTTCGAGGATCATTGCAAGTACAAGTTCTTGTTTAATTTCCGAGGAGTTGCCGCCAGTTTCCGGCTGAAGCATTTATTCCTCTGCAAATCACTGGTCTTCCATGTCGGCGACGAGTGGCAGGAGTTCTTCTACGACCAACTGAAGCCCTGGGTGCATTATGTGCCGCTGAAGAGCTACCCCAGCCAAAAGGAGTACGAGGAAATACTGTCTTTCTTCAAGAGAAACGATGACCTGGCCCAGCAAATTGCCCAGCGTGGGTACGACTTCATCTGGCAGCACCTGCGCATGAAGGACATCAAGTGCTACTGGCGAAAGCTGCTCAAGAGCTATGTGAAGCTTCTGAAGTACGAGGTGCAGCCGGAGGATCATTTAATCTATATATCACCGAAAAAAGATGAGCTGTAGATACTAGCAAATTAGTATTAAGGCAAACGTTTTATTACTTCTTCATAAAAGCATTTACTTTTAAGGTACCGCGAATCTCTATAAACTGTCCACATTCCAATTATATTCGACTTCATTTAAGTATTCTTCAAATGTAATAATTATGAAACTTTCGAATCTTTGTTTAACTCCAAAAATCATGAATAGCAGGCTCCATTTGTTTTAAGACTCACAAATTATTTAGGTATATTTGGACAGGAACATGTAAATTcttcaaaattcaaattatgaCCCTGCCAAGGAGGTATCTTTTAGTGGGAGCCCTGCTTCTAATTTGTGCATCGGATGCATCCGTCTCCCAGGAAAAATGCACAGCCATTGCGCAGTATTCAAATTATAATAGTAAGATGATGTCACCTGTTCGAGCAACGTTTTAAAATGTAGTTTTACCCCAGTTAGCTATAATTTTGTGCCGCGAATGATAAAGGCGCTGGCAGTCTATCAACCATGTGAAGCAGAAGATCTAAGGTGCCTCTACCATGCCCAAACCATGACGAAAAACCTGGAGCCTTATGTAAGCAGAGGCATCACACCACAGATGATGACACAGTCCAAGTGGCTGGGAACTCTTTACCAGATAGTCCGCGGGCGCATTTATCGCCAGGAGAACTGCTCGAATCCCAAGCGGTGCGCCGACGTAGATGATCTGCTTTTGGATATTGAAGGTGATCTGCCAGATCTGGAAATGGTTGTCAATGTGTGCGACTGGCCTCAGGTTCACTTTCTGTCCGGCTTAAGTGGTCCGGTGTTTTCCTACTCCACCACGGTCAGTCACCTATACATCATGTACCCAGCTTGGTCATTCTGGACCACCGCAGGTCCCATCCTGCAGCATTATGCCAGGGCAGAGAAGATTCCCTGGGATGCGAAGCAAATTAAGGCTTTTTTCAGAGGCTCACGGTCGTCCCCGAAATGCGACAATCTGGGGAGGCTCTCTCTCAGATGTCCAGAATTGGTCGATGACCAGTATACAGCTGGTCACCCCATGGAAGCTGATCCCGCCGAAGAGGTGTCTTTGGTCGAGCACTGCCAGTACAAGTCCCTGCCCTGGGTCCACTACGTCCCCGTGGCCAGCGACGCCTATGTAGAGCAGCTGGCGGGGCTGATGCTCTTTCTGCGCGAGCACGGTGATCTGGCGGAGGAGATTCCGGATAGGGGACACCAGTTTGTTTGGCTCCACCTCAGAATGGAGGATGTCCAGTGCCACTGGAGGAGGTTGCTCCAGGAATACGCAAAGTCATTGACTTATAAAGTGCATATAGAGCCAGGCTTCCTTCAGGTATCCAACAAAAGAGCATTGCAGTTGTATCGCGGGTTAAATATATGATCTTGtcattaaataaacatttttaaaaacagaggAAGATTCGAAACCCCAATTCGAATTCCAGTGTTTCCACACCTGCTCGCTTGGGTTGGGACTAACTTTAAGGAATTGTTGGGTTCAAGCAGTCTGAAttgatataaattttttttcctacTCCGAAGGAGAACTTATTACAATTCCCAAACGTAatcataataattaattaaagctTAAAAAGGGGATATTGGattgcaattttaaatttatttaaccaGTGTGACCCCTCTACATTTCGTACCTTTTGGTCAATTGTTACGTCACTGGCCAACAGCTGTTCAAAGTGTTTGGTTTGGATAAGATAGCATTGCATGGATTCCGCATCATGGCAGCTCAGCTGAATCCCTTCCGCAACGCCTTCCGGCTGCCGGCCAAACAGCGGATTAACTGGTTCCCCGGTCACATGACCAAGGGAATGCGCCAAATCCAGCAAAAGCTGCGAAATGTGGATTGCATAGTGGAAATACACGACGCACGCATCCCGCTGGCGGGCAGGAACTCTCAGTTCTTTGACACAATCACCGGTGGGTAAACAACCCAACTCCGTTCCTATACTATTATATAACAAGGATTTATCCCGCAGGAAGTGGCGTTAAACCGCATATTCTGGTCCTGAACAAAGTCGATCTTCTGGGCGCGAAGCAGCAGAAGAATGTGCTGCAGCAGTTGCGGAGACAGCAGCCCGAGCTCCAGCACATCCTGTTTACCAACTGCAAGGATCAGAGGAATCACGGTGTGCTCGACATCCTGCCTTTGGCCACTCGCCTCGTGGGCGAGAGCAGTCGCTTCAATCGCACCCAAGCGGCGGAGCACAATCTTATGATCATTGGGGTGCCCAACGTGGGCAAGAGTTCCGTGATCAATGTCCTGAGGAATGTGCATCTCAAGAAGAAGAGTGCAGCCCGTGTGGGCGCAGAGGCGGGGATCACTCGAGCCGTCGGGGAGCGCATCAAAATCCAAGAGAGTCCTCCTGTCTACATGATAGACACTCCTGGAATCCTGCAGCCCTCCGTAAAAGACGATGAGATGGGCATGAAGCTGGCCCTAGTGGGCTGCCTCCCAGATCACATAGTGGGAGAGGATCTGATAGCCGACTACCTGCTCTACTGGCTGAACAGTCACCGCAGATACGACTACGTGGAGAAGCTAAAACTGAGCTCCGGACCCAGTGACAATATCAGCGCCGTGCTGGCGGAGTACGCCCATCGAGAGGAGCTGTTCCACAAGGTCAAGCAGTACGACGGCAGGGTAGAGGTGATGACAAATTTATTGGCGGCCGCGCGAAAGTTTATACACTTCTTTCGCTCCGGCCAGTTGGGCTACATCAATC is a window of Drosophila biarmipes strain raj3 chromosome 3R, RU_DBia_V1.1, whole genome shotgun sequence DNA encoding:
- the LOC108032191 gene encoding O-glucosyltransferase rumi; the encoded protein is MTLPRRYLLVGALLLICASDASVSQEKCTAIAQYSNYNISYNFVPRMIKALAVYQPCEAEDLRCLYHAQTMTKNLEPYVSRGITPQMMTQSKWLGTLYQIVRGRIYRQENCSNPKRCADVDDLLLDIEGDLPDLEMVVNVCDWPQVHFLSGLSGPVFSYSTTVSHLYIMYPAWSFWTTAGPILQHYARAEKIPWDAKQIKAFFRGSRSSPKCDNLGRLSLRCPELVDDQYTAGHPMEADPAEEVSLVEHCQYKSLPWVHYVPVASDAYVEQLAGLMLFLREHGDLAEEIPDRGHQFVWLHLRMEDVQCHWRRLLQEYAKSLTYKVHIEPGFLQVSNKRALQLYRGLNI
- the LOC108031972 gene encoding mitochondrial ribosome-associated GTPase 1; this encodes MAAQLNPFRNAFRLPAKQRINWFPGHMTKGMRQIQQKLRNVDCIVEIHDARIPLAGRNSQFFDTITGSGVKPHILVLNKVDLLGAKQQKNVLQQLRRQQPELQHILFTNCKDQRNHGVLDILPLATRLVGESSRFNRTQAAEHNLMIIGVPNVGKSSVINVLRNVHLKKKSAARVGAEAGITRAVGERIKIQESPPVYMIDTPGILQPSVKDDEMGMKLALVGCLPDHIVGEDLIADYLLYWLNSHRRYDYVEKLKLSSGPSDNISAVLAEYAHREELFHKVKQYDGRVEVMTNLLAAARKFIHFFRSGQLGYINLDEPSGFR
- the LOC108032190 gene encoding O-glucosyltransferase rumi, with amino-acid sequence MLINHILIALLISFGKQGCAEDEGLCSADQKSCGHSEPEDPSQDEFSFKIRRQIEKANADYKPCSSDPKDSDCSCHANVLNQDLAPFKSTGVTRQMIESSARYGTKYKVYGHRLYRDENCMFPARCQGIEHFLLPLVATLPNMDLVINTRDYPQLNTAWGNSAGGPVFSFSKTKEYRDIMYPAWTFWAGGPATKLHPRGIGRWDQMREKLEKRAAAIPWSQKRDLGFFRGSRTSDERDSLILLSRRNRELVEAQYTKNQGWKSPKDTLDAPAADEVSFEDHCKYKFLFNFRGVAASFRLKHLFLCKSLVFHVGDEWQEFFYDQLKPWVHYVPLKSYPSQKEYEEILSFFKRNDDLAQQIAQRGYDFIWQHLRMKDIKCYWRKLLKSYVKLLKYEVQPEDHLIYISPKKDEL